A single region of the Variovorax terrae genome encodes:
- a CDS encoding MgtC/SapB family protein: MVWYDFALRVLVALVLGSLIGTERQLRQRMAGLRTNALVAAGAALFVSISAFTPDPQGHARIAAQVVSGIGFLGAGVIMREGLNVRGLNTAATLWCSAAIGVLSGLGYALEAAIGTFFVLAANFALRGIAQRLGQHSALVGTDIEQAFRITAQCEAAEEVHVRSLLLNMVGSMPNLMLQSLHSEDATPGGRIEVRADVLTSAAHKNLLEQIVSRVSLEKSVSVVRWAMLSDAYE; this comes from the coding sequence ATGGTCTGGTATGACTTTGCCCTGCGGGTGCTGGTGGCGCTCGTCTTGGGCTCATTGATTGGAACCGAGCGCCAGCTGCGCCAGCGCATGGCGGGCCTGCGCACGAACGCCCTGGTGGCGGCGGGCGCGGCGCTGTTCGTCTCGATCTCGGCTTTCACGCCCGATCCGCAGGGTCACGCCCGCATCGCCGCGCAGGTGGTGTCGGGCATCGGTTTCCTCGGCGCGGGCGTGATCATGCGCGAAGGGCTCAACGTGCGCGGCCTCAACACCGCCGCCACGCTCTGGTGCTCGGCCGCCATCGGCGTGCTCTCGGGCCTGGGCTATGCGCTGGAGGCTGCGATCGGCACCTTCTTCGTGCTGGCCGCCAACTTCGCGCTGCGCGGCATCGCGCAGCGCCTGGGCCAGCACAGCGCGCTGGTTGGCACGGACATCGAGCAGGCGTTCCGCATCACGGCGCAGTGCGAGGCGGCCGAGGAAGTGCATGTGCGCAGCCTGCTGCTGAACATGGTGGGCAGCATGCCCAACCTGATGCTGCAGTCGCTGCACAGCGAGGACGCCACGCCCGGCGGCCGCATCGAGGTGCGCGCCGACGTGCTGACCTCGGCCGCCCACAAGAACCTGCTCGAGCAGATCGTCAGCCGCGTGAGCCTGGAGAAAAGCGTCTCGGTCGTGCGCTGGGCCATGTTGAGCGATGCCTACGAATGA
- a CDS encoding efflux RND transporter periplasmic adaptor subunit, with the protein MTFEPSTRSAAGWLLAAACTVLAGCDGARGLPGSSTAEEPARPSAAAVVHEAGSVFVPEASPLRQSLQLAAVQVQAVERPIGVPAAIEADPARLVRIVPPLAGRIVRLHKMLGDPVQAGDLLLTLDSADLSAAHSDATKAQAALGLARKNLARQQELAQAEIAAQKDLEQAQSDFAQAESEARRARTRLAQLGAAPGAGSAREYVLRAPISGRVIELAGAAGGYWNDTNAPVMTVADLSSVWLAASVSERDLASVFVGQKARIELNAYEGQAFEGTVRYVGEVLDADTRTVKVRVAVDNRAGRFRPGMFARAVFSGPAHQAVVVPASALVQSGLYTRVFVEKAPFRFEPRVVKAGAVLGDRVEIVSGLQAGERIVVKEGVLLND; encoded by the coding sequence ATGACATTCGAACCATCGACCCGCAGCGCCGCAGGCTGGCTGCTGGCGGCCGCCTGCACCGTGCTGGCCGGCTGCGACGGCGCCCGCGGGCTGCCCGGGTCCAGCACTGCCGAGGAGCCGGCCCGCCCGTCCGCGGCTGCCGTCGTGCACGAGGCCGGCTCGGTCTTCGTGCCCGAAGCCTCACCGCTGCGCCAGAGCCTGCAACTGGCCGCGGTGCAGGTGCAGGCGGTGGAGCGCCCGATCGGCGTGCCGGCCGCGATCGAGGCAGATCCGGCGCGCCTGGTGCGGATCGTGCCGCCGCTGGCCGGCCGCATCGTGCGGCTGCACAAGATGCTGGGCGATCCCGTGCAGGCCGGCGACCTGCTGCTCACGCTGGACTCGGCCGATCTGTCGGCCGCGCACAGTGATGCCACCAAGGCGCAGGCCGCGCTCGGCCTGGCGCGCAAGAACCTGGCGCGCCAGCAGGAGCTGGCGCAGGCCGAGATCGCCGCGCAGAAAGACCTGGAGCAGGCGCAGAGCGACTTCGCCCAGGCCGAGAGCGAGGCCCGGCGCGCCCGCACGCGCCTGGCCCAGCTCGGGGCGGCGCCGGGCGCGGGCTCGGCGCGCGAATACGTGCTGCGCGCGCCGATCAGCGGCCGTGTGATCGAGCTGGCCGGCGCGGCCGGCGGCTACTGGAACGACACCAATGCCCCGGTCATGACGGTGGCCGACCTGTCCAGCGTCTGGCTCGCCGCCAGCGTGTCGGAGCGCGACCTCGCGTCGGTGTTCGTCGGCCAGAAGGCCCGCATCGAGCTCAACGCCTACGAGGGTCAGGCCTTCGAGGGCACGGTGCGCTACGTGGGCGAGGTGCTGGACGCCGACACCCGCACGGTGAAGGTGCGCGTGGCCGTCGACAACCGCGCCGGCCGGTTCCGCCCCGGCATGTTCGCCCGCGCCGTGTTCTCGGGCCCGGCGCATCAGGCCGTGGTGGTGCCGGCCTCGGCCCTGGTGCAAAGCGGGCTGTACACCCGCGTGTTCGTGGAGAAGGCGCCGTTCCGGTTCGAGCCGCGCGTGGTCAAGGCCGGCGCCGTGCTGGGCGACCGGGTGGAGATCGTGTCGGGGCTGCAGGCCGGCGAGCGCATCGTCGTGAAGGAAGGGGTGCTTCTCAATGATTGA
- a CDS encoding efflux RND transporter permease subunit encodes MIERIVTLCFRRRGIAWLVFAFVALYGWTSWKQLPVEAYPDIADVTSQVVTQVPGLAVEEVEQQITVPLERALLGTPGLHVLRSKSTFGLSLIVVVFQDGVEGYWSRQRLQERINDVSLPYGAKPGLDAYTSPIGEIYRYTLESKTRNLRELSELQFWTVIPRLKKVAGVVDVANFGGLTTQFMLELDPARLVQYRLTLQQVKDAINANNNNAGGSLMNRGEQAYVIRGVGLIGSLEDMGNVVVTAKGGTPVLVKDLGRLVYGNVERRGILGKDGNPDTLSGITLLLKDANASATLEGVHQAVRDLNENLLPRDVKVVPYLDRTSLIDATMKTVGMTLAEGMLLVTLVLLLFLGSPRAALIVALTIPLALLIAFIFMHHFRIPANLLSLGAIDFGILVDGAVVLVENILRRREQQQDRPLTPADAVAATLQVARPILFGMLVIIAAYFPLFAFQRIEYKLFSPMAYAVGAALLGALVTALALIPGLAYLAFRTPRRIFHNRPLEWLAVRYDAFLSRALGRTRWLAATCAAAVLGIAALGATLGRDFLPYLDEGSLWLQVTMPPGITLDKASAMANELRRVTLEFPEVSYIVTQTGRNDDGTDPWTVSHIEASVGLHPYSTWKSGLTKQELIARLDARYRQMPGYAVGFMQPMIDGVQDKLSGAHSDLVVKVYGDSFDEMRRIAGDVIAALRQVPGAADVSIDQEPPLPNLRIDVDRAATARYGINAADVSDLIYTGIGGAPIGQLYVGEKSYDLSVRFPEGVRNDPDAIAGLMLTAPDGAKVPLAQVASIRTVSGESMITRENARRHVTVKLNARDRDLAGFLKDAQAAIERGVRYDHQRYQIAWGGQFENLERAEARLRVILPMTLAIMFLLLFAEFQNLRQPALVLLVVPLATLGGLAALHLRGMTLNVSSAVGFIALFGVAVLNGVLMIAQINRLRSEEGKALREAVLEGAGSRMRPVLMTATVAALGLTPAMLATGLGSDVQRPLATVVVGGLVTATLLTLVLLPALYHLIETRAEAAARRRAPSEAEALAADTKEPT; translated from the coding sequence ATGATTGAGCGCATCGTCACCCTGTGCTTTCGCCGCCGCGGCATCGCCTGGCTGGTGTTCGCGTTCGTGGCGCTGTACGGCTGGACCAGCTGGAAGCAGCTGCCGGTCGAGGCCTACCCCGACATCGCCGACGTCACCTCGCAGGTCGTCACCCAGGTGCCCGGGCTGGCGGTCGAGGAGGTCGAGCAGCAGATCACCGTGCCGCTGGAGCGCGCCCTGCTGGGCACGCCGGGGCTGCATGTGCTGCGCTCCAAGAGCACCTTCGGCCTGTCGCTGATCGTGGTCGTGTTCCAGGACGGCGTGGAAGGCTACTGGTCGCGCCAGCGCCTGCAGGAGCGCATCAACGACGTCAGCCTGCCCTACGGCGCCAAGCCGGGGCTGGACGCCTACACCTCGCCGATCGGCGAGATATACCGCTACACGCTGGAGTCGAAGACGCGCAACCTGCGCGAGCTCTCCGAACTGCAGTTCTGGACCGTGATCCCGCGCCTGAAGAAGGTGGCGGGCGTGGTCGACGTGGCCAACTTCGGCGGCCTGACCACCCAGTTCATGCTCGAACTCGACCCCGCGCGGCTGGTGCAGTACCGCCTCACGCTGCAGCAGGTCAAGGACGCGATCAACGCCAACAACAACAACGCGGGCGGCAGCCTGATGAACCGCGGCGAGCAGGCCTACGTGATCCGCGGCGTCGGCCTGATCGGCTCGCTGGAGGACATGGGCAACGTGGTGGTGACGGCCAAGGGCGGCACGCCGGTGCTGGTGAAGGACCTCGGCCGGCTGGTCTACGGCAACGTCGAGCGCCGCGGCATCCTGGGCAAGGACGGCAACCCCGACACCCTTTCGGGCATCACGCTGCTGCTCAAGGACGCCAACGCCTCGGCCACGCTCGAAGGCGTGCACCAGGCGGTGCGCGACCTCAACGAGAACCTGCTGCCGCGCGACGTGAAGGTCGTGCCCTACCTGGACCGCACCTCGCTGATCGACGCGACCATGAAGACCGTGGGCATGACGCTGGCCGAGGGCATGCTGCTGGTGACCCTGGTGCTGCTGCTGTTCCTCGGCAGCCCGCGCGCGGCCCTGATCGTGGCGCTCACGATTCCGCTGGCGCTGCTGATCGCCTTCATCTTCATGCACCACTTCCGCATCCCGGCCAACCTGCTGTCGCTGGGCGCGATCGACTTCGGCATCCTGGTCGATGGCGCGGTGGTGCTGGTGGAGAACATCCTGCGCCGGCGCGAGCAGCAGCAGGACCGGCCGCTGACGCCGGCCGACGCCGTGGCCGCCACGCTGCAGGTGGCGCGGCCCATCCTGTTCGGCATGCTGGTGATCATCGCGGCGTACTTCCCGCTGTTCGCCTTCCAGCGAATCGAATACAAGCTGTTCTCGCCGATGGCCTACGCGGTGGGCGCGGCGCTGCTCGGCGCGCTGGTGACGGCGCTCGCGCTGATTCCCGGCCTGGCCTACTTGGCCTTTCGCACGCCGCGCCGCATCTTCCACAACCGGCCGCTGGAGTGGCTGGCGGTGCGCTACGACGCCTTCCTGTCGCGTGCGCTGGGCCGCACCCGCTGGCTGGCGGCCACCTGCGCCGCCGCGGTGCTGGGCATCGCGGCGCTGGGCGCGACCCTCGGCCGCGATTTCCTGCCCTACCTCGACGAGGGCTCGCTCTGGCTGCAGGTGACGATGCCGCCCGGCATCACGCTGGACAAGGCCAGCGCCATGGCCAACGAGCTGCGCCGCGTGACGCTGGAGTTTCCCGAGGTCTCGTACATCGTGACGCAGACCGGGCGCAACGACGACGGCACCGATCCCTGGACGGTCTCGCACATCGAGGCCAGCGTCGGCCTGCATCCCTACAGCACCTGGAAGTCCGGTCTCACCAAGCAGGAGCTGATCGCCCGGCTCGATGCGCGCTACCGGCAGATGCCGGGCTACGCGGTCGGCTTCATGCAGCCCATGATCGACGGCGTGCAGGACAAGCTCTCGGGCGCGCACAGCGACCTGGTGGTCAAGGTCTACGGCGACAGCTTCGACGAGATGCGCCGCATCGCCGGCGACGTGATCGCGGCGCTGCGCCAGGTGCCGGGCGCGGCCGACGTGTCGATCGACCAGGAGCCGCCGCTGCCGAACCTGCGCATCGACGTCGACCGCGCCGCTACCGCGCGCTACGGCATCAACGCGGCCGATGTGTCCGACCTGATTTACACCGGCATCGGCGGCGCCCCGATCGGCCAGCTCTATGTGGGCGAGAAGAGCTACGACCTGAGCGTGCGCTTTCCCGAGGGCGTGCGCAACGACCCCGATGCCATCGCCGGCCTGATGCTGACCGCGCCCGACGGCGCCAAGGTGCCACTGGCGCAGGTGGCGAGCATTCGCACGGTGTCGGGCGAAAGCATGATCACGCGCGAGAACGCGCGGCGTCACGTCACCGTCAAGCTCAATGCGCGCGACCGTGACCTGGCCGGCTTCCTGAAGGACGCGCAGGCCGCCATCGAGCGCGGCGTGCGCTACGACCACCAGCGCTACCAGATCGCCTGGGGCGGCCAGTTCGAGAACCTGGAGCGTGCCGAGGCGCGGCTGCGGGTGATCCTGCCGATGACGCTGGCGATCATGTTCCTGCTGCTGTTCGCCGAGTTCCAGAACCTGCGCCAGCCGGCCCTGGTGCTGCTGGTGGTGCCGCTGGCCACGCTCGGCGGCCTGGCCGCGCTGCACCTGCGCGGCATGACGCTCAACGTCTCCAGCGCCGTTGGCTTCATCGCGCTGTTCGGCGTGGCCGTGCTCAACGGCGTGCTGATGATCGCGCAGATCAACCGGCTGCGCAGCGAGGAAGGCAAGGCGCTGCGCGAGGCCGTGCTCGAGGGGGCTGGAAGCCGCATGCGCCCGGTGCTGATGACGGCCACCGTGGCCGCCCTCGGCCTGACGCCCGCGATGCTGGCCACCGGCCTGGGCAGCGACGTGCAGCGCCCGCTGGCCACCGTGGTGGTGGGCGGGCTGGTCACGGCCACGCTGCTGACGCTGGTGCTGCTGCCGGCGCTCTACCACCTGATCGAAACCCGGGCCGAGGCCGCCGCGCGGCGCCGCGCCCCCTCAGAAGCCGAGGCCCTGGCGGCCGATACCAAGGAGCCGACATGA
- a CDS encoding TolC family protein has protein sequence MNHHTLRRARLAGLASALLWAGLAPAQPAGLPDTAAAAAPAIRFRQYLDAVEQHSLDLAAQRETITAARAGVTVAGVRPDPNLSIGMGPKEFSSAVNPKPPVARSIGLDWTVETGGKRDKRIQAAQSNVRLTEATVEGFRHQLYSDSAGAFAEACRTREALARQQSTLQALSEVVRANEARRKAGDVGGLELLQSRVERDQFQAVVDKARADAQAAQLGLSVPLGRRFAELFGAGALECGFEAFVPGQDLEALVRQGLRARDDVLIARAALDSARANEELVQANRHVDPTLGLSYSRTPTGPASIDADGNLVDGSPRSRTLSVTLSIPIPFSRLQRGELIQAASAVTQAMLGLNQAELKAEADVRVAHTQFLAARDNLRRYRESVLADADRVLEGMRLSYRKGAASLLELLAAQRSADEAYLASLQAQADLASATVQLQLSLGQRPAL, from the coding sequence ATGAACCACCACACCCTTCGGCGGGCCCGTCTGGCCGGGCTCGCCAGCGCCCTGCTCTGGGCTGGCCTGGCGCCGGCCCAGCCGGCTGGCCTGCCCGACACCGCAGCAGCAGCGGCGCCGGCGATCCGCTTTCGGCAGTACCTCGACGCGGTCGAGCAGCACAGCCTCGACCTGGCCGCCCAGCGCGAAACGATCACCGCCGCCCGCGCGGGCGTGACGGTGGCCGGCGTGCGCCCCGATCCGAACCTGTCGATCGGCATGGGGCCCAAGGAGTTCAGCAGCGCGGTCAACCCCAAGCCGCCCGTGGCCCGCTCTATCGGCCTGGACTGGACCGTGGAGACCGGCGGCAAGCGCGACAAGCGCATCCAGGCCGCGCAAAGCAATGTGCGGCTGACCGAGGCCACCGTCGAGGGCTTTCGGCACCAGCTCTACAGCGATTCGGCGGGGGCCTTCGCCGAGGCCTGCCGCACGCGCGAGGCGCTGGCGCGCCAGCAGTCCACGCTGCAGGCCCTGTCGGAGGTGGTGCGCGCCAACGAGGCCCGCCGCAAGGCCGGCGACGTGGGCGGGCTGGAACTGCTGCAGTCGCGGGTCGAGCGCGACCAGTTCCAGGCCGTGGTGGACAAGGCGCGGGCCGACGCGCAGGCCGCGCAGCTCGGCCTGTCGGTGCCGCTGGGCCGGCGCTTCGCCGAGCTGTTCGGCGCGGGCGCGCTGGAGTGCGGTTTCGAGGCCTTTGTGCCCGGGCAGGACCTGGAGGCGCTGGTCCGCCAGGGCCTGCGCGCCCGCGACGACGTGCTGATCGCGCGCGCCGCGCTCGACAGTGCGCGCGCCAACGAGGAACTGGTGCAGGCCAACCGCCATGTCGACCCGACGCTGGGCCTGAGCTACAGCCGCACGCCGACCGGGCCCGCGTCGATCGACGCCGACGGCAACCTGGTGGATGGCTCGCCGCGCTCGCGCACCCTGAGCGTCACGCTGTCGATCCCGATTCCGTTCTCGCGGCTGCAGCGCGGCGAGCTGATCCAGGCGGCCTCGGCGGTGACGCAGGCCATGCTCGGCCTGAACCAGGCCGAGCTCAAGGCCGAGGCCGACGTGCGCGTGGCCCATACGCAGTTTCTAGCCGCGCGCGACAACCTGCGCCGCTACCGCGAATCCGTGCTGGCCGACGCCGACCGGGTGCTCGAGGGCATGCGCCTGTCGTACCGCAAGGGCGCGGCCTCGCTGCTGGAGCTGCTGGCGGCCCAGCGCTCGGCCGACGAGGCCTACCTGGCCAGCCTGCAGGCGCAGGCCGATCTGGCGAGCGCCACGGTCCAGTTACAGTTGAGCCTGGGCCAGCGCCCGGCGCTGTGA
- the mgtA gene encoding magnesium-translocating P-type ATPase gives MNFLKTWFGNFLRSRHTAKHFGRRALLETVAGRGLSQPVPEHLSRDLLRAARDDLSAALVQLDSHEDGLSAPEAAALLEHYGPNEVEHEKPLAWWLHLWQCYKNPFNLLLTVLAVVSYLTEDAKATIVISTMVVLSTLIRFVQEGRSSRAAERLKAMVSNTATVIRRDLGTEAAEVAERYFEAHLHTRRPPSRQEVPIRELVPGDHVVLSAGDMIPADCRVMTAKDLFVGQAAMTGESLPVEKFAERRASSDSVLEQSNLLFMGTNVVSGSATALVVATGNRTYFGMLATRVTATDRTPTAFQAGVNSVSWLLIRFALVMVPIVLLVNGFTKGDWMEAFLFALSVAVGLTPEMLPMIVTSTLAKGAVLLARRKVIVKRLDAIQNFGAMDVLCTDKTGTLTQDKIALERHTDVFGNSSEEVLKFAYLNSHYQTGLKNLLDRAVLEHVELQTELKLEQDYRKIDEIPFDFERRRMSVVVSERDDHHELICKGALEEMLSVCARVRIENGEGPQEHALDEAMLARVLEVTRRLNEDGLRVVAVAMKEIPASPNAYSVADEADLTLIGYIAFLDPPKESAAPALKALNEHGVTVKVLTGDNELVTARVCSQVGLPADDVLLGSQIERMSDEALAHAVDVHQVFAKLTPLHKERLVRALRAKGHVVGFMGDGINDAPALRAADIGISVDSAVDIAKEAADIILLEKSLMVLEEGVIEGRRTFSNMLKYIRMTASSNFGNVFSVLVASAFLPFLPMLPLQLLVQNLLYDISQIAIPFDNVDSELVRKPLRWNPGDIGRFMLFFGPVSSIFDIVTFALMWFVFKASSVEQQTLFQSGWFVVGLITQTLIVHMIRTPKLPFIESRAAWPLLLTTAAIMAVGIFLPMGPLHDYFKLQPLPLLFFPWLVAILLGYAVLTTAMKKFYIRRFGWQ, from the coding sequence ATGAATTTCCTGAAGACCTGGTTTGGCAACTTCCTGCGCAGCCGCCACACCGCCAAGCATTTCGGCCGCCGGGCCCTGCTGGAGACGGTGGCGGGGCGGGGCCTGTCGCAGCCGGTGCCGGAGCACCTCTCGCGCGACCTGCTGCGCGCGGCCCGCGACGACCTGTCGGCGGCGCTGGTGCAGCTCGATTCCCACGAAGACGGCCTGAGCGCGCCGGAAGCCGCGGCCCTGCTGGAGCACTACGGCCCCAACGAGGTCGAGCACGAAAAGCCGCTGGCCTGGTGGCTGCACCTGTGGCAGTGCTACAAGAACCCGTTCAACCTGCTGCTCACGGTGCTGGCCGTGGTGTCGTACCTGACCGAGGACGCCAAGGCCACGATCGTGATCAGCACGATGGTGGTGCTGTCCACGCTGATCCGCTTCGTGCAGGAGGGCCGCTCCAGCCGCGCCGCCGAGCGCCTCAAGGCCATGGTGAGCAACACCGCCACCGTGATCCGGCGCGACCTCGGCACCGAGGCGGCCGAGGTGGCCGAGCGCTACTTCGAGGCGCACCTGCACACGCGCCGCCCGCCCTCGCGCCAGGAGGTGCCGATCCGCGAGCTGGTGCCGGGCGACCACGTGGTGCTGTCGGCCGGCGACATGATCCCGGCCGACTGCCGCGTGATGACGGCCAAGGACCTGTTCGTGGGCCAGGCCGCGATGACCGGCGAATCGCTGCCGGTGGAGAAGTTCGCCGAGCGGCGCGCCAGCAGCGACAGCGTGCTGGAGCAGAGCAACCTGCTGTTCATGGGCACCAACGTGGTGTCGGGCTCGGCCACGGCGCTGGTGGTGGCCACCGGCAACCGCACCTATTTCGGCATGCTGGCCACCCGCGTCACCGCCACCGACCGCACGCCGACCGCGTTCCAGGCCGGCGTCAACAGCGTGAGCTGGCTGCTGATCCGCTTCGCGCTGGTGATGGTGCCGATCGTCCTGCTGGTCAACGGCTTCACCAAGGGCGACTGGATGGAGGCCTTCCTGTTCGCGCTCTCGGTGGCGGTGGGCCTGACGCCCGAGATGCTGCCGATGATCGTGACCTCCACGCTGGCCAAGGGCGCCGTGCTGCTGGCGCGCCGCAAGGTGATCGTGAAGCGGCTGGACGCGATCCAGAACTTCGGCGCGATGGACGTGCTGTGCACCGACAAGACCGGCACGCTGACGCAGGACAAGATCGCGCTGGAGCGCCACACCGACGTGTTCGGCAACTCCTCGGAGGAGGTGCTGAAGTTCGCCTACCTCAACAGCCACTACCAGACCGGGCTGAAGAACCTGCTCGACCGCGCCGTGCTCGAGCACGTGGAACTGCAGACCGAGCTCAAGCTGGAGCAGGACTACCGCAAGATCGACGAGATTCCGTTCGACTTCGAGCGCCGGCGCATGTCGGTCGTGGTGTCGGAGCGCGACGACCACCACGAGCTGATCTGCAAGGGCGCGCTGGAGGAGATGCTGTCCGTGTGCGCGCGCGTGCGCATCGAGAACGGCGAGGGCCCGCAGGAGCATGCGCTGGACGAGGCCATGCTGGCGCGCGTGCTCGAGGTGACCCGCCGCCTGAACGAGGACGGGTTGCGCGTGGTGGCGGTGGCGATGAAGGAGATCCCGGCCAGCCCCAACGCCTACTCGGTGGCCGACGAGGCCGACCTGACGCTGATCGGCTACATCGCCTTCCTCGACCCGCCCAAGGAATCGGCCGCGCCGGCGCTGAAGGCGCTCAACGAGCACGGCGTCACCGTCAAGGTGCTGACCGGCGACAACGAACTCGTCACGGCCCGGGTGTGCAGCCAGGTCGGCCTGCCGGCCGACGACGTGCTGCTCGGCTCGCAGATCGAGCGCATGAGCGACGAGGCCCTGGCCCATGCCGTGGACGTGCACCAGGTGTTCGCCAAGCTCACGCCGCTGCACAAGGAGCGGCTGGTGCGCGCGCTGCGGGCCAAGGGCCACGTGGTGGGCTTCATGGGCGACGGCATCAACGACGCGCCGGCGCTGCGCGCGGCCGACATCGGCATCTCGGTGGACAGCGCGGTGGACATCGCCAAGGAGGCGGCCGACATCATCCTGCTCGAGAAGAGCCTGATGGTGCTGGAGGAGGGCGTGATCGAGGGCCGCCGGACCTTCAGCAACATGCTCAAGTACATCCGCATGACGGCCAGCTCCAACTTCGGCAACGTGTTCTCGGTGCTGGTGGCCAGTGCCTTCCTGCCGTTCCTGCCGATGCTGCCGCTGCAGCTCCTGGTGCAGAACCTGCTGTACGACATCTCGCAGATCGCGATCCCGTTCGACAACGTGGACAGCGAGCTGGTGCGCAAGCCGCTGCGCTGGAACCCGGGCGACATCGGCCGCTTCATGCTGTTCTTCGGCCCGGTCAGCTCGATCTTCGACATCGTGACCTTCGCCCTGATGTGGTTCGTGTTCAAGGCCAGCAGCGTGGAGCAGCAGACGCTGTTCCAGTCGGGCTGGTTCGTCGTGGGGCTGATCACGCAGACCCTGATCGTGCACATGATCCGCACGCCCAAGCTACCGTTCATCGAGAGCCGCGCGGCGTGGCCGCTGCTGCTGACCACGGCGGCCATCATGGCGGTCGGCATCTTCCTGCCGATGGGGCCGTTGCACGACTACTTCAAGCTGCAGCCGCTGCCGCTGCTGTTCTTCCCCTGGCTGGTGGCGATCCTGCTGGGCTACGCCGTGCTCACCACGGCGATGAAGAAGTTCTACATCCGGCGCTTCGGCTGGCAGTGA
- the grxD gene encoding Grx4 family monothiol glutaredoxin — protein MSNAQQRIDDLVKHNDILLFMKGSASFPMCGFSGRAIQILKACGVDPRTLKTVNVLEDDEIRQGIKAYSNWPTIPQLYVKGEFIGGSDIMMEMYENGELQQVLSAQA, from the coding sequence ATGAGCAACGCCCAGCAACGCATCGACGACCTCGTCAAGCACAACGACATCCTGCTGTTCATGAAGGGCAGCGCGAGCTTCCCCATGTGCGGCTTCTCGGGCCGCGCCATCCAGATCCTCAAGGCCTGCGGCGTGGACCCCCGCACCCTCAAGACCGTGAACGTGCTGGAGGACGACGAGATCCGCCAGGGCATCAAGGCCTACAGCAACTGGCCCACCATCCCGCAGCTCTACGTGAAGGGCGAGTTCATCGGCGGCTCGGACATCATGATGGAGATGTACGAGAACGGCGAGCTCCAGCAGGTGCTGAGTGCACAGGCCTGA
- the prmC gene encoding peptide chain release factor N(5)-glutamine methyltransferase, with protein MTIAQALQAAAALGLERLDAQLLLLHALGRAEHGRAWLLAHDGDALPEAAQQQFQQLSQRRAAGEPLAYLTGRREFFGLALQVDARVLVPRPDTETLVEWSLQVLAGQPGASVLDLGTGSGAIALALKHARPDAQVSAVDASAGALAVAQANAQRLGLEVAFRQGSWLAGTPGRYHLIASNPPYIAQDDPHLAALGHEPREALAAGPDGLDDLRAIVSQAPAHLHPGGWLLLEHGWDQAAAVRALLAQRGFGAVASHRDLAGIERCSGGQWPALG; from the coding sequence ATGACGATCGCCCAGGCCCTGCAAGCCGCCGCCGCGCTCGGCCTCGAGCGCCTGGACGCCCAGCTGCTGCTGCTGCACGCGCTGGGCCGCGCCGAGCACGGCCGCGCCTGGCTGCTGGCGCATGACGGCGACGCCCTGCCCGAGGCCGCGCAGCAGCAGTTCCAGCAGCTCAGCCAGCGCCGCGCCGCCGGCGAGCCGCTGGCCTACCTCACCGGCCGGCGCGAGTTCTTCGGCCTGGCGCTGCAGGTGGACGCCCGCGTGCTGGTGCCGCGGCCCGACACCGAGACCCTGGTCGAGTGGAGCCTGCAGGTCCTGGCCGGCCAGCCGGGCGCCTCGGTGCTGGACCTGGGCACCGGCAGCGGCGCCATCGCGCTGGCCCTCAAGCACGCGCGCCCCGATGCCCAGGTGAGCGCCGTGGACGCCAGCGCCGGCGCGCTGGCCGTGGCGCAGGCCAATGCCCAGCGGCTCGGGCTGGAGGTGGCGTTCCGCCAGGGCTCCTGGCTGGCCGGCACCCCGGGCCGCTACCACCTGATCGCCTCCAACCCGCCCTACATCGCGCAGGACGACCCGCACCTGGCCGCGCTCGGCCACGAGCCGCGCGAGGCCCTGGCGGCCGGCCCCGACGGGCTGGACGACCTGCGCGCCATCGTCTCGCAGGCGCCCGCCCACCTGCACCCCGGCGGCTGGCTGCTGCTGGAGCACGGCTGGGACCAGGCCGCGGCCGTGCGCGCCCTGCTGGCGCAGCGCGGCTTCGGCGCCGTGGCCAGCCACCGCGATCTGGCCGGCATTGAGCGCTGCTCCGGCGGACAATGGCCGGCGCTGGGATAA